The DNA segment CTTGATTCAAAAGCTTAAAAGTGATAAAAATTATTTTTCTAAGAACTGTAATTTAATAAAAAAAAGTCGCTGAGTAAGAAATTCTCTTTCCCAGCGACCTTTTTGATTTCATGATAGATTTAAATTCCTGAATCCTACCACTTTTAGATTTTTTAGATCATTTTAATTTTTTCGATTTCCTTATTTCACCTTCAACAAATTCCCCAACTCCTCATAACTCAACATTAACTCTTGGTTTCCATCAGAATAGGCAGCAATTTCATATTGGTTGTAATACAACAACAGTCCTTTGTCAGTGTAGAATATATTTTGCGGAAGCGCGAAAACCTCATCTTCAAACATAAAACCTTTTGAGTTTATTGGAGCATCAGCGGGTATGTCATATTTCATTCTAAATTTCTCTTCAACAAGTTTCTTTACGATTCCCTTGTCTGTAAAAATATCATCGTGATTTAAAGTCCTACCTGTCGCTTTATCAAAAATTAAGGATTTCAAACCTTGGTATCCATGCGCACCGCCGGTAAAAGTGTAATGAGTCATTTCGAAGTTGATCAGTTTATCGCTTTCATATTTCTTCTTAGTTTCTATTTTTGCTTCCCAGCCAAAAGTGTCTTCTGGAAATTTTTTATGCAGATCATCGTAGGCACCAATAAAAGAATTTAGAACGCCTTGATAATCTTTGGCGTCGCTAGGTTTTTCGCCGAAATAAACGATATTTCTTACCGCCGAAAAAATCTTGTTGTTAATGCTGTCACCAACAACTTCACCGTTTTCTGCAATTGGGACTGTAATTTTTGCCGAAGCACATTGTCCATCTTTACATTTGGTTTCGGTTACTTTTTCGAAGGTTTCATCTTTAAAACTCATTTCTTTCTTTTCTTCTTCCTTGCAAGAAATCATTATGGAAGTAAAAAGCGCGATCATTAAAATTTTCTTCATAGCGTCTAAATTTAAATTCAAAACAAAGGTATCGCCACTTTTATTGAAAAGCGTGACAAAAGGGCTAAATTTGTTATATAATTGAAATATTAAATATATGAAATTTAATACAAAAATCATACACGGCGGTCAGCAAGTCGATCAAGAAACTGGCGCAGTAATGCCTCCAATATTTCAGACTTCGACCTTTGCACAAACGAGTCCTGGAAAGCCGATGGGAGATTATGGCTACAGCCGAACTTCAAATCCTACCCGAACCGCTTTAGAGAATGCGCTGGCTAGTATCGAGAACGGAAATAGAGGATTGGCATTTTCGTCAGGAATGGCCGCCACCGACTGTCTTTTAAGAGATTATAAAGCAGGAGACGAAATTATCGCGATGGACGATTTGTATGGCGGTACTTATAGGCTTTTCACGAAAGTATATAAAAATTCAGGAATCAAATTTCACTTTATTGATATGAATGATTTGGAGAAATTCAAATCTACCATAAATGAAAACACCAAAATGGTTTGGATCGAAACGCCCACAAATCCGTTGATGAAAGTCGTGGATATCGAGGCAATTTCGAAAATTACCAAAAAGCATAATTTGTTACTTGCGGTCGATAATACTTTTGCCACGCCGTATCTCCAAAAGCCACTGGAATTAGGTGCAGATATTGTAATGCATTCGGCAACGAAATATCTCAGTGGACATTCAGATGTAATTGCTGGCGCTCTCATTGTAAAAGATGAAGACTTAGGAAAGCATTTACATTTTCAGCAATTTGCCACTGGCGCTACACTTGGCCCGATGGATTCCTTCTTGGTTTTGAGAGGAATAAAAACCTTGCATTTGCGTATGCAGCGACATTGCGAAAATGCTACGAAAGTTGCAGAATTTCTAGTAAATCATCCTGCGGTCGAGAATGTTTATTATCCAGGCTTAAAATCTCATCCAAATTTCGAAATTTGCCAAAAACAGATGCCAAAAGGTTTCGGGGGAATGGTTTCGTTCACTTTCAAATCCGGTTTAAAACAAGATGCAATCACCTTTTTGGAAAATCTAAAAATCTTTACACTTGCCGAATCTTTGGGTGGGGTAGAATCATTAGCGAATCTTCCGTCAATGATGTCGCACGCATCAATTCCAGAAGAAATTCGACGTGAAGTAGGAATTTCTGATGATCTTGTAAGATTAAGTGTCGGAATTGAAGATGTTGAGGATTTAATAGAAGATCTTGAGAAAGCTTTTGATAAGCTTCGTCGCTAACTAATTAACAGGCGTTTAAATTATGCAACTATTAAACCTTATGGCGAAAATTTAATTTAATAACCCAGATAATAGATATACCCAACTGTGAACCAAATATTCCAGTCGTTTGATTTGTTTTCGGTATAAATTTTTGGATCTGGTCGCATACCATCAACATAATCAGAAAAATAATAC comes from the Flavobacterium ardleyense genome and includes:
- a CDS encoding DUF3298 and DUF4163 domain-containing protein — protein: MKKILMIALFTSIMISCKEEEKKEMSFKDETFEKVTETKCKDGQCASAKITVPIAENGEVVGDSINNKIFSAVRNIVYFGEKPSDAKDYQGVLNSFIGAYDDLHKKFPEDTFGWEAKIETKKKYESDKLINFEMTHYTFTGGAHGYQGLKSLIFDKATGRTLNHDDIFTDKGIVKKLVEEKFRMKYDIPADAPINSKGFMFEDEVFALPQNIFYTDKGLLLYYNQYEIAAYSDGNQELMLSYEELGNLLKVK
- a CDS encoding cystathionine gamma-synthase, with the protein product MKFNTKIIHGGQQVDQETGAVMPPIFQTSTFAQTSPGKPMGDYGYSRTSNPTRTALENALASIENGNRGLAFSSGMAATDCLLRDYKAGDEIIAMDDLYGGTYRLFTKVYKNSGIKFHFIDMNDLEKFKSTINENTKMVWIETPTNPLMKVVDIEAISKITKKHNLLLAVDNTFATPYLQKPLELGADIVMHSATKYLSGHSDVIAGALIVKDEDLGKHLHFQQFATGATLGPMDSFLVLRGIKTLHLRMQRHCENATKVAEFLVNHPAVENVYYPGLKSHPNFEICQKQMPKGFGGMVSFTFKSGLKQDAITFLENLKIFTLAESLGGVESLANLPSMMSHASIPEEIRREVGISDDLVRLSVGIEDVEDLIEDLEKAFDKLRR